Part of the Nitrosophilus alvini genome, GAGATAAAGATAAATATCGGTACGGCCATGCCTTTAGAAAAACCTCTCAAAATGATAGTAAACGGACGCGACCAGGTTGGCGGTCTTCTAAGCTCCATTGAGCTTACCAGCGAAGATATTATCGAGGCTATGAAAGATCCGTTAAAAGAGATAGCCGATGCTTTGAAAGATGTTCTCGAAAAAATGCCTCCTGAGCTTGCCGGCGATATCGTTGAAAACGGTATAGTTCTCACCGGCGGCGGAGCGCTTATCAGAAATCTCGACAGATATCTTTCCGAAATTGTCAGGCTTCCTGTATTTGTAAGCGAAGAGCCCCTTCTGGCCGTTGCGAAAGGTACAGGCAAAGCCCTTGAAGAGATAGAACTTCTTCAACAGCTATCCAATGAATAAAAAAGTTCTTTTTTCTCTTCTTTTTCTTCTGCTCTTTATCGGCTCGGTCAAACTCTCCGATGCCCTGCAGAGCAGACTTCTCTTTTTTACCAATTTTTTAAAAAGTACCTATCTTGATATAAGCGGATATTTCGAAAATCTGATCTTTGAACATATCAAACAGCAGGAGACTATACAAAAGCTCTATAACGAAAACCTAAAACTCAAAGAGACGCATCTGAAATATCCGGCATACAAAAATGAGCTTTTTGCTTTGAAAAACGAATGCAACGCATCTGCATCTTTTGATTTTGAGACAAAAGTTGTAAGGGTATTGTCATATGCAAAATTTGGCGATTTTATGAGGCTTTGGATAGATTTTGAGGAATTTGAGCCTGAAAAAATCTACGGCATCACAAAAAACGGGTATGCGGCCGGAATAGTCGTATCGAAAAACGGCAAACCCCTTGCTCTTTTAAACGGTGATCCCAAATGCTCCTACGCAGTTGAGATAGGTGAGGTGAAGGCTCCCGGAATCGCAACGGGAAAAAATGAAAGAGAGATGGAAGTAAAGTTTATTCCCATGTGGAAAGAGATAAAAGTCGGAGATGAGGTAATTACCAGCGGTCTTGATATGATATTTTTTCACGGGATAAAAGTAGGCAAAGTGGCGCGCATAAAAAAAAGCGGCAGCTACAAAACCGCACTCGTCAGGACATATGCCGATATTTTAAGTCCAAGATATTTTACCTTGATACTCTCCCCATACTGAAATGGTCGGCAGTTATTCGCTTTCAATACTCTAAACGGTTTTTTATCAACTTTTCAGTAAAATAGGTAAATTTTTCTGTAAAAATGTAAAGGTGGAGAATGCCAAAAAGAGAAGATATAAAAACTATTTTGCTTATAGGTTCGGGACCTATTGTCATAGGACAGGCCTGTGAGTTTGACTATTCGGGTACACAGGCTACCAAGACTCTCAAAGAGCTTGGCTACAGAGTTGTTCTTGTCAATTCAAATCCTGCGACTATTATGACCGATCCTGAGTTTGCAGACAGGACATATATAGAGCCTATTACCGAAGATGTGATATCACAGATAATCCAAAAAGAGAAAGTCGATGCAATTCTTCCCACAATGGGGGGACAGACAGCTTTGAATGTGGCTATGAGCATGTTCGAAAAAGGAATGCTCGAAGGCGTAAAATTCCTTGGAGCCAATCCTGAAGCGATAAAAAAGGGTGAAGACAGACAGGCATTCAAAGAGGCCATGCTCAAAATCGGTATGGATCTTCCAAAAAGCCGCTATGCATACTCTCTTGATGAAGCGATGGA contains:
- the mreC gene encoding rod shape-determining protein MreC, which gives rise to MNKKVLFSLLFLLLFIGSVKLSDALQSRLLFFTNFLKSTYLDISGYFENLIFEHIKQQETIQKLYNENLKLKETHLKYPAYKNELFALKNECNASASFDFETKVVRVLSYAKFGDFMRLWIDFEEFEPEKIYGITKNGYAAGIVVSKNGKPLALLNGDPKCSYAVEIGEVKAPGIATGKNEREMEVKFIPMWKEIKVGDEVITSGLDMIFFHGIKVGKVARIKKSGSYKTALVRTYADILSPRYFTLILSPY